One genomic segment of Allocatelliglobosispora scoriae includes these proteins:
- a CDS encoding carbohydrate ABC transporter permease — protein sequence MTDLKTRHSAGLPAAAAGTAPAPPPRHRPGWRRQLTPWLYLSAALVLLVTFTYIPVANMISYSFTDWDGVSPDKTFVGADNYVELFTRPELFQVFFVSLYYLAAAVLQIVVALYFATILTFKTRFRNLFKGLLFFPYLINGVAVAFVFLYFFKQDGTLDSVLAIVGAHPDKLWLGDPDLVNVSLSGVSVWRFLGLNFVLFLGAMQSIPAELHEAAEIDGASKWQVFRSIIAPSIRPIIGLSVILSISGSLSVFEIPFIMTRGFGESKTFVIQTVKLAFDFNKMGLASAMAVVLLAIILLITWAQRRLVPDERADRS from the coding sequence ATGACCGACCTCAAGACCCGGCACTCCGCCGGGCTGCCCGCCGCGGCCGCCGGCACTGCGCCGGCACCGCCGCCACGACACCGGCCCGGCTGGCGCCGCCAGCTCACACCGTGGCTCTACCTCTCGGCGGCCCTGGTGCTGCTGGTGACCTTCACCTACATCCCGGTCGCCAACATGATCTCCTACAGCTTCACCGACTGGGACGGGGTCAGCCCCGACAAGACCTTCGTCGGCGCCGACAACTATGTGGAGCTGTTCACCCGACCCGAGCTGTTCCAGGTGTTCTTCGTCAGCCTCTATTACCTGGCGGCCGCCGTCCTGCAGATCGTCGTCGCGCTGTATTTCGCGACCATCCTGACCTTCAAGACGCGGTTCCGGAACCTGTTCAAAGGGCTGCTCTTCTTCCCTTACCTGATCAACGGGGTGGCTGTCGCCTTCGTCTTCCTCTACTTCTTCAAGCAGGACGGCACGCTCGACTCGGTGCTGGCCATCGTCGGCGCCCACCCCGACAAGCTGTGGCTCGGCGATCCGGACCTGGTCAACGTGTCGCTGTCGGGCGTCTCGGTGTGGCGGTTCCTCGGATTGAACTTCGTGCTCTTCCTCGGCGCGATGCAGTCGATCCCGGCCGAGCTGCACGAGGCGGCCGAGATCGACGGCGCCTCGAAATGGCAGGTCTTCCGCAGCATCATCGCGCCGAGCATCCGGCCCATCATCGGCCTGAGCGTCATCCTGTCGATCTCGGGCTCGCTGTCGGTCTTCGAGATCCCCTTCATCATGACCAGGGGTTTCGGCGAGAGCAAGACCTTCGTCATCCAGACCGTGAAGCTCGCCTTCGACTTCAACAAGATGGGGCTCGCCTCGGCCATGGCCGTGGTGCTGCTCGCCATCATCCTGCTGATCACCTGGGCGCAGCGCCGCCTGGTGCCCGACGAAAGGGCCGACCGGTCATGA
- a CDS encoding ROK family protein yields the protein MTAVLAVDIGGTTFAGAVIDGSGTIADHAEFPIGPDPTATLHHLVKVLVRPGLRGAGIGSAGPLDLADGTVSPINIPGWRDFPIVAEVSALLDGVPVALAGDAQCMALGEWWRGGHAEHARALLGIVVSTGIGGGLVLNGSVYLGPTGNAGHIGHITVDPAGQVCPCGATGCVETIASGPAMTRWALANGWRPETADARPDAKALAADARRGDPPAVAAFARAADALATALLTTAALCDVDTVVVGGGVAAAGDTLLDQLRTAIAARTGMPFLGRLRVESTGLGRHAGLYGAAALALTGN from the coding sequence GTGACCGCCGTGCTCGCCGTCGACATCGGCGGCACGACGTTCGCCGGTGCCGTGATCGACGGCTCGGGCACGATCGCCGACCATGCCGAGTTCCCGATCGGCCCCGACCCCACGGCGACCCTGCACCATCTCGTCAAGGTGCTGGTGAGGCCGGGGCTGCGCGGTGCGGGGATCGGCTCGGCCGGGCCGCTCGATCTCGCCGACGGCACGGTGAGCCCGATCAACATCCCCGGCTGGCGTGACTTCCCGATCGTCGCCGAGGTCTCCGCGCTGCTGGACGGCGTACCGGTCGCCCTCGCCGGCGACGCGCAGTGCATGGCGCTGGGCGAGTGGTGGCGGGGCGGGCACGCCGAGCACGCCCGTGCGCTGCTCGGCATCGTCGTGTCGACCGGCATCGGCGGCGGCCTCGTCCTGAACGGCAGCGTCTATCTCGGACCGACCGGCAACGCCGGGCACATCGGACACATCACCGTCGATCCGGCCGGCCAGGTGTGCCCGTGCGGTGCGACCGGCTGTGTCGAGACGATCGCCAGCGGCCCGGCCATGACCCGGTGGGCGCTGGCCAACGGCTGGCGACCGGAGACCGCCGACGCCCGACCGGACGCCAAGGCGCTCGCCGCCGACGCCCGCCGCGGCGATCCACCGGCGGTGGCTGCGTTCGCCCGAGCTGCCGACGCGCTGGCCACGGCCCTGCTGACCACCGCGGCACTCTGCGACGTCGACACCGTCGTCGTCGGTGGCGGTGTCGCGGCAGCCGGTGACACGCTGCTGGACCAGCTGCGCACCGCCATCGCCGCCCGCACCGGGATGCCGTTCCTGGGCCGGCTGCGCGTCGAGTCCACCGGGCTCGGCCGCCACGCCGGCCTCTACGGCGCCGCCGCCTTAGCCCTGACCGGGAACTGA
- a CDS encoding GH1 family beta-glucosidase: MTTKPTLRPFRWGVATSAYQIEGATSADGRTPSIWDAFARRPGAIGDGSTADLACDHYRRMPDDVALIASLGADTYRFSVAWPRVQPHGRGPVNPAGIGFYDRLVDELLARGIEPWVTLYHWDLPQELEDAGGWPHRDTAHRFADYAAMVFAALADRVDVWTTINEPWCVATYGYADGIHAPGRTDFPAAMAAAHHLLLGHGLAVTAMRAAATRPHEFGITLNLGGVRSEPGDAAAAEAARRADGLNNRFYLDALRHGRYPADVLADLADRGVTLPVVDGDLEIVATPIDVLGVNYYFDTTLDADGEIRRGPLTGLGWPITADGLTDLLTRLAREYPGLPLVVTENGSAFDDEPDAAGFVDDTGRTAFLDAHVAAVDSAVEQGADVRGYFVWSLLDNFEWGHGYGPRFGIVRVDYATQQRIPKASARRYQQIISSHRQVAAAVPSEGETP, encoded by the coding sequence ATGACGACCAAACCGACCCTGCGGCCGTTCCGGTGGGGTGTGGCCACCTCGGCGTACCAGATCGAGGGCGCGACCAGCGCCGACGGGCGTACCCCCTCGATCTGGGACGCCTTCGCCCGACGGCCGGGAGCGATCGGGGACGGCAGCACCGCCGACCTCGCCTGCGACCACTACCGCCGCATGCCCGACGATGTCGCGCTGATCGCCTCGCTCGGCGCCGACACCTACCGGTTCTCCGTCGCCTGGCCGCGGGTCCAGCCGCACGGGCGCGGGCCGGTGAACCCGGCCGGGATCGGCTTCTACGACCGGCTCGTCGACGAGCTGCTGGCCCGCGGCATCGAACCGTGGGTGACGCTCTACCACTGGGACCTGCCGCAGGAGCTCGAGGACGCCGGCGGCTGGCCGCACCGCGACACCGCCCACCGCTTCGCCGACTACGCGGCCATGGTCTTCGCGGCCCTCGCCGACCGGGTGGACGTGTGGACCACCATCAACGAGCCGTGGTGCGTCGCGACCTACGGCTACGCCGACGGCATCCACGCCCCCGGCCGCACCGACTTCCCGGCGGCGATGGCGGCCGCGCACCACCTGCTGCTCGGCCACGGCCTCGCCGTCACCGCGATGCGCGCCGCCGCCACCCGGCCGCACGAGTTCGGCATCACCCTGAACCTCGGCGGTGTCCGGTCCGAACCCGGCGACGCGGCCGCCGCCGAGGCCGCCCGGCGGGCCGACGGGCTCAACAACCGCTTCTACCTCGACGCGCTGCGCCACGGCCGCTACCCGGCCGACGTGCTCGCCGACCTCGCCGATCGCGGTGTCACCCTGCCGGTCGTCGACGGCGACCTGGAGATCGTCGCCACGCCGATCGACGTGCTCGGCGTGAACTACTACTTCGACACCACCCTGGACGCCGACGGCGAGATCCGCCGCGGCCCGCTCACCGGGCTGGGCTGGCCGATCACCGCCGACGGCCTGACCGACCTGCTGACCAGGCTGGCCCGCGAATATCCCGGGCTGCCGCTGGTGGTCACCGAGAACGGGTCGGCGTTCGACGACGAGCCCGACGCGGCCGGATTCGTCGACGACACCGGCCGCACCGCGTTCCTGGACGCGCACGTGGCCGCCGTGGACAGTGCCGTCGAGCAGGGCGCCGACGTACGCGGCTACTTCGTCTGGTCGCTGCTGGACAACTTCGAGTGGGGCCACGGATACGGTCCCCGGTTCGGGATCGTCCGCGTCGACTACGCCACCCAGCAGCGCATCCCCAAGGCGAGCGCGCGCCGCTACCAGCAGATCATCAGCAGCCACCGGCAGGTGGCGGCTGCCGTCCCTTCGGAAGGAGAAACGCCGTGA
- a CDS encoding glycosyl hydrolase yields the protein MRTPLFRPLRRAAALAAVLTLAVVTLGQAPAQSFGPTTRAQLISFLNGISGQSTLSGQHNREPNSDPTKYTRVAQSITGQTPGLWGGDFLFAAADVNARQTMINQAIQQWQGGSVVALTWHLCPPTVGTTCGWDSGGILSHLNDTQWSQLITNGSSLNNAFKNRLAEAVPYLRQLQNAGVPVLWRPIHEMNEGWSWWGGRPGANGSRKLYQIVYDYLVGTQGLTNLVWVWNVKDLNMGSLADYWPGASYVDVASLDVWVKLEPSTSDYQAMLNIAGGKPIALAEVGRVPSVAVMNAQPRWAWWMVWAEWLTDPAYNNNAAVQQSYFAARVLNRGEFTVGGGGGGSRTGAITGVGSGRCVDIPSAGTANGLQVQIWTCNGSGAQSWTIGTDGTIRALGKCLDVNGGINADGTKVQIWDCLAGNTHQQWSYNATTKRLTNPETGKCLDATGQGTADGVKLQIWTCNTQTNQQWNLPA from the coding sequence ATGCGTACCCCCCTGTTCCGTCCCCTGCGACGCGCCGCCGCCCTGGCGGCGGTGCTGACCCTGGCCGTGGTGACCCTCGGGCAGGCCCCTGCCCAGTCGTTCGGCCCCACCACCAGGGCCCAGCTGATCAGCTTCCTCAACGGCATCTCCGGGCAGAGCACGCTGTCCGGGCAGCACAACCGGGAACCCAACTCCGACCCCACGAAATACACCCGGGTCGCCCAGTCGATCACCGGGCAGACGCCCGGCCTGTGGGGCGGCGACTTCCTCTTCGCCGCAGCCGACGTCAACGCCCGCCAAACGATGATCAATCAGGCGATCCAGCAGTGGCAGGGCGGCTCCGTCGTCGCGCTCACCTGGCACCTCTGCCCGCCCACCGTCGGCACCACCTGCGGCTGGGACTCGGGCGGCATCCTCAGCCACCTCAACGACACCCAGTGGAGCCAGCTGATCACCAACGGCAGCTCGCTCAACAACGCCTTCAAGAACCGCCTCGCCGAGGCGGTGCCCTACCTGCGGCAGCTGCAGAACGCCGGGGTGCCGGTGCTGTGGCGGCCGATCCACGAGATGAACGAGGGCTGGTCCTGGTGGGGCGGTCGGCCGGGCGCCAACGGCAGCCGCAAGCTCTACCAGATCGTCTACGACTACCTCGTCGGCACGCAGGGCCTGACCAACCTGGTCTGGGTCTGGAACGTCAAGGACCTCAACATGGGGTCGCTCGCCGACTACTGGCCCGGCGCGTCCTATGTCGACGTCGCCAGCCTCGACGTCTGGGTCAAGCTGGAACCGAGCACCTCCGACTACCAGGCGATGCTCAACATCGCCGGGGGTAAGCCGATCGCGCTCGCCGAGGTCGGCCGGGTCCCCAGCGTCGCCGTCATGAACGCGCAGCCGCGCTGGGCCTGGTGGATGGTGTGGGCCGAGTGGCTCACCGACCCCGCCTACAACAACAACGCGGCGGTGCAGCAGTCCTACTTCGCCGCCCGGGTGCTCAACCGGGGCGAGTTCACCGTCGGCGGGGGCGGCGGCGGCAGCCGTACCGGGGCGATCACCGGTGTCGGCAGCGGGCGGTGCGTGGACATTCCGAGCGCCGGCACCGCCAACGGCCTGCAGGTGCAGATCTGGACCTGCAACGGTAGCGGCGCGCAGTCGTGGACGATCGGCACCGACGGCACCATCCGGGCGCTGGGCAAGTGCCTGGACGTCAACGGCGGCATCAACGCCGACGGCACCAAGGTCCAGATCTGGGACTGCCTGGCGGGCAACACCCACCAGCAGTGGAGCTACAACGCGACCACCAAGCGGTTGACCAACCCGGAGACCGGCAAGTGCCTCGACGCCACCGGCCAGGGCACCGCCGACGGCGTCAAGCTGCAGATCTGGACCTGCAACACCCAGACCAACCAGCAGTGGAACCTCCCCGCCTGA
- a CDS encoding carbohydrate ABC transporter permease: protein MTAPSVSRAAFDRRERRAVFLRPLAVTLKYLSLVAASVVVLLPLVTILFTSLKTEQEMASGDTLSLPGNWFNFDNYATAFTKGEMLAAFGNTAFILLFSITGTVIIGSMAAYAIERFTFRAKKLVVAAFLMATLVPAVTTQVATFKVVDAMGLFDTRWAPILLYMGTDIVAIYIFQQFIRGIPVSLDEAARLDGANSFKIYRSVILPLLKPAIATVVIIKGITVYNDFYIPFLYNPSPELGTISTSLFRFKGPFGAHWETISAGAVLVIVPTLVIFLVLQRFIYNGFTSGAAK, encoded by the coding sequence ATGACCGCGCCGTCAGTCTCCCGTGCCGCCTTCGACCGGCGCGAGCGCCGCGCGGTGTTCCTGCGCCCGCTCGCGGTGACCCTCAAGTACCTGTCGCTGGTGGCCGCCTCCGTGGTGGTGCTGCTGCCGCTGGTGACGATCCTGTTCACCTCGTTGAAGACCGAGCAGGAGATGGCGAGCGGCGACACCCTGTCGCTGCCGGGCAACTGGTTCAACTTCGACAACTACGCCACCGCGTTCACCAAGGGCGAGATGCTCGCCGCCTTCGGCAACACCGCCTTCATCCTGCTGTTCTCCATCACCGGTACGGTCATCATCGGCTCGATGGCCGCTTACGCGATCGAGCGGTTCACGTTTCGTGCCAAGAAGCTCGTGGTGGCCGCGTTCCTGATGGCGACCCTCGTCCCGGCGGTCACGACCCAGGTGGCCACCTTCAAGGTGGTCGACGCGATGGGGCTGTTCGACACGCGCTGGGCGCCGATCCTGCTCTACATGGGCACCGACATCGTCGCGATCTACATCTTCCAGCAGTTCATCCGAGGCATCCCGGTGTCGCTGGACGAGGCGGCCCGCCTCGACGGCGCCAACTCGTTCAAGATCTACCGCTCGGTGATCCTGCCGCTGCTCAAGCCGGCCATCGCCACCGTCGTGATCATCAAGGGCATCACCGTCTACAACGACTTCTACATCCCGTTCCTCTATAACCCGTCGCCGGAGCTGGGGACCATCTCCACCTCGCTCTTCCGCTTCAAGGGGCCGTTCGGCGCGCACTGGGAGACCATCTCCGCCGGCGCCGTGCTGGTCATCGTGCCGACGCTCGTCATCTTCCTGGTGTTGCAGCGGTTCATCTACAACGGCTTCACCTCGGGCGCCGCCAAGTAG
- a CDS encoding ABC transporter substrate-binding protein, with translation MKRRALAGVLLSAALVVAGCSGSGDAATDDSGALSPTDPAAVSGDITVLTNRTDLVTDGTMQKYADLFNKDYPNVKVKFEGITDYEGEVKIRMNTDKYGDVLLIPNSVVTADYPKFFASLGGATDLAGKYTAAGIGKGKVGDKIYGLAGFSFINGFVYNKDVWAAAGVTAWPKTPAEFLDALQAVKTKTGATPYYTNYKDGWPLSSWSSVIGSATCDAAANDKLPTANPWAAGSDLNTGDKLLYDIVKNKLSESDPTTTNWEDSKGLLATGKIATMWLGSWSLAQMQDAAKKAGKNPDSIGYMPFPAQVGGKFCSVVAPDYQSAVNIHSPHKAAARAWIDWILEKSDTAAVNQAISAIKGAPLPGALKPFTEAGVTFIDLSQADSAKVSKIDNQSEVGISKPEYRQHIIDVARGAGKGSLDDIFADLAKKWADAAAMAG, from the coding sequence ATGAAACGACGTGCGCTCGCCGGAGTGCTGCTGTCGGCGGCACTGGTGGTGGCGGGCTGCTCCGGCAGCGGCGACGCCGCCACGGATGACAGCGGTGCGCTGTCGCCGACGGATCCGGCCGCGGTCTCCGGGGACATCACCGTCCTCACCAACCGCACCGACCTGGTCACCGACGGCACCATGCAGAAGTACGCCGACCTCTTCAACAAGGACTACCCGAACGTCAAGGTCAAGTTCGAGGGCATCACCGACTACGAGGGTGAAGTCAAGATCCGGATGAACACCGACAAGTACGGTGACGTGCTGCTGATTCCCAACTCGGTGGTCACCGCGGACTACCCGAAGTTCTTCGCCTCCCTCGGCGGCGCGACCGACCTGGCCGGCAAGTACACCGCCGCCGGCATCGGCAAGGGCAAGGTCGGCGACAAGATCTACGGCCTGGCCGGGTTCTCCTTCATCAACGGCTTCGTCTACAACAAGGACGTCTGGGCCGCTGCGGGCGTGACCGCGTGGCCCAAGACGCCGGCGGAGTTCCTCGACGCGCTGCAGGCGGTCAAGACCAAGACCGGCGCGACGCCGTACTACACCAACTACAAGGACGGCTGGCCGCTGAGCTCCTGGTCGTCGGTGATCGGGTCGGCGACCTGTGACGCGGCGGCCAACGACAAGCTGCCGACCGCCAACCCGTGGGCGGCGGGCAGCGACCTCAACACCGGCGACAAGCTGCTCTACGACATCGTCAAGAACAAGCTGTCGGAGAGCGACCCGACGACGACGAACTGGGAAGACTCCAAGGGCCTGCTCGCCACCGGCAAGATCGCCACGATGTGGCTCGGCTCGTGGTCGCTCGCGCAGATGCAGGACGCGGCGAAGAAGGCCGGCAAGAACCCCGACAGCATCGGCTACATGCCGTTCCCGGCGCAGGTCGGCGGCAAGTTCTGCTCCGTGGTCGCCCCGGACTACCAGTCCGCGGTCAACATCCACTCGCCCCACAAGGCCGCCGCACGGGCCTGGATCGACTGGATCCTGGAGAAGTCCGACACCGCCGCGGTCAACCAGGCGATCTCGGCGATCAAGGGAGCGCCGCTTCCCGGCGCTCTCAAGCCGTTCACCGAGGCCGGCGTGACCTTCATCGACCTGTCCCAGGCGGACTCGGCCAAGGTCAGCAAGATCGACAACCAATCGGAGGTGGGCATCAGCAAGCCCGAGTACCGCCAGCACATCATCGACGTCGCTCGCGGCGCGGGGAAGGGCAGCCTCGACGACATCTTCGCCGACCTGGCGAAGAAGTGGGCCGACGCCGCCGCGATGGCGGGCTGA
- a CDS encoding extracellular catalytic domain type 1 short-chain-length polyhydroxyalkanoate depolymerase — protein MRRTTFAVSLALAAALLTPAAPAAAADPVGPITGVPSGRCVDIPGAATTNGLQVQIWTCNGTGAQSWTIGTDGTIRALGKCLDVNGGINANGTKVQIWDCLAGNTHQRWTYNTTTRTVINPETGKCLDATGQGTADGTKLQIWTCNSQTNQQWNLPGTTTPPGCTRAFGPGERTVPVTFAGATYQVTVYVPAGASAGSRLPLVLNLHGTSGTGSNQLAYSEMKSAADAGQFLVAAPNGAFVNGSGFAWNVPNVGNPPGRDDVGFLAQVITTMTGGTLCADARRVYLTGYSGGGRMISAYACARPNTVAAIAPVAGLRAGRPDPADTSRPDPLSCQPARAVPVIAFHGQQDATNPYPGGGSDLWKYSVPVAQQRWAALDGCTGTPVTTQVSAHVSRIAYLGCRDGAEVQLYAVSDGGHTWPGTSQASTGNGNTTHEISANSLMWQFFQRYQLPAA, from the coding sequence GTGAGACGCACGACTTTCGCCGTATCGCTGGCGCTCGCCGCAGCATTACTGACCCCGGCCGCCCCGGCGGCCGCCGCCGACCCGGTCGGCCCGATCACCGGTGTGCCGAGCGGGCGGTGCGTCGACATCCCCGGCGCCGCCACCACCAACGGCCTGCAGGTCCAGATCTGGACCTGCAACGGCACCGGCGCCCAGTCCTGGACGATCGGCACCGACGGGACCATCCGCGCGCTGGGCAAGTGCCTCGATGTCAACGGCGGCATCAACGCCAACGGCACCAAAGTCCAGATCTGGGACTGTCTCGCCGGCAACACCCACCAGCGATGGACCTACAACACCACGACGAGGACCGTGATCAACCCCGAGACCGGCAAGTGCCTCGACGCCACCGGACAGGGCACCGCCGACGGCACCAAGCTGCAGATCTGGACCTGCAACAGCCAGACCAACCAGCAGTGGAACCTCCCCGGCACGACCACGCCGCCGGGCTGCACCCGCGCCTTCGGACCCGGTGAACGCACCGTGCCCGTCACCTTCGCGGGCGCCACCTACCAGGTCACCGTCTACGTCCCCGCAGGCGCGAGCGCCGGGAGCCGTCTGCCGCTGGTGCTCAACCTGCACGGCACCTCCGGCACCGGCAGCAACCAGCTGGCCTACAGCGAGATGAAGAGCGCCGCCGACGCGGGGCAGTTCCTCGTCGCCGCGCCGAACGGGGCGTTCGTCAACGGCAGCGGCTTCGCCTGGAACGTGCCCAACGTCGGCAACCCGCCCGGCCGCGACGACGTGGGCTTCCTCGCCCAGGTGATCACCACCATGACCGGTGGCACGCTGTGCGCCGACGCCCGGCGCGTCTACCTCACCGGCTACTCCGGTGGCGGGCGGATGATCTCGGCGTACGCGTGCGCCCGGCCGAACACCGTCGCGGCGATCGCGCCCGTGGCCGGACTGCGCGCCGGACGACCCGACCCGGCCGACACCTCCCGGCCCGACCCGCTGTCGTGCCAGCCGGCCCGTGCGGTGCCGGTGATCGCCTTCCACGGCCAGCAGGACGCCACCAACCCGTACCCCGGCGGCGGTTCGGACCTGTGGAAATACTCGGTGCCCGTCGCGCAGCAGCGCTGGGCCGCCCTCGACGGGTGCACCGGAACGCCGGTGACGACACAGGTCTCGGCCCACGTGTCCCGGATCGCCTACCTGGGCTGCCGGGACGGCGCCGAGGTGCAGCTCTACGCGGTCTCCGACGGGGGCCACACGTGGCCCGGCACCTCCCAGGCGTCGACCGGCAACGGCAACACCACTCACGAGATCAGCGCCAACAGCCTGATGTGGCAGTTCTTCCAGCGCTACCAGCTGCCCGCAGCCTGA
- a CDS encoding glycoside hydrolase family 2 protein, with protein MSTHRRLHTGWTLSAVDGARDITAIPAAVPGCVHTDLLTAGLIDDPYRDDNETSLTWIGRTDWSYRTEFDWQPQGFDRTDLVFDGLDTVATVRLNGVPVATTANMHRSYRIDTGGLLTAGTNTLEVAFRAPYAYTAEREAEYGALPGPYDEPYQFIRKMACNFGWDWGPTLVTSGIWRPVGLHSWSGVRLAEVRPAVRADGVDVHVRVERVTDAPVEVTAEVAGAVVHAVLPAGQTEATLRLDVPDARLWWPRGYGDQPLYPLTVTAGDDAWTREIGFRTVELDTDAFRLIINGEPVFVKGFNWIPDDCFPARITTDRLRERFDQAVGTGANTLRVWGGGLYESDDFYALADAMGLLVWQDFPFACAAYPEDDTMRAEVAAEARENVVRLMSHPSLVIWCGNNENIEGHQHWDWREPLGGRDWGAGFYFDLLPRVVAELDPTRPYWPGSPYSGAPDRDVHDPSTGTIHIWTVWGQRDYTFYDSYTPRFVAEFGFQGPPAYATLRAAVSDQPLTPDSPGVMHHQKATDGNAKLLRGLGDHLPQPENFDDWHYYTQLNQARAIAYGVQRFRALMPYCMGTIVWQLNDCWPVTSWAAVDGDARRKPLWYALRRAYADRLITFHDGGFALVNDCSEPWTGELHLARLDVGGQPLAKDTATVTVAPRSVLQIQLADTIAVPADPARELLTAELDGVRAVHMFAEDPQMLYPPAAFDAKVDTDDDGVTVTVTAVTLLRELALFPDRLDPDAAVDEQLVTLLPGETATFRITTARELPAEQLLAYPVLRCVNEARP; from the coding sequence GTGAGCACCCACCGCCGCCTGCACACCGGTTGGACGCTGTCCGCCGTCGATGGCGCCCGCGACATCACCGCCATCCCTGCCGCCGTGCCCGGCTGCGTGCACACCGACCTGCTCACGGCCGGGCTCATCGACGACCCGTACCGCGACGACAACGAAACGTCGCTGACCTGGATCGGTCGCACCGACTGGAGCTACCGCACCGAGTTCGACTGGCAGCCGCAGGGATTCGACCGCACCGACCTCGTCTTCGACGGTCTGGACACCGTCGCCACCGTCCGGCTCAACGGAGTCCCGGTGGCGACCACCGCCAACATGCACCGCAGCTACCGCATCGACACCGGCGGCCTGCTCACCGCGGGCACCAACACCCTCGAGGTGGCGTTCCGGGCACCGTACGCCTACACCGCCGAACGGGAGGCCGAGTACGGCGCGCTGCCCGGCCCGTACGACGAGCCCTACCAGTTCATCCGGAAGATGGCCTGCAACTTCGGCTGGGACTGGGGACCGACGCTGGTCACCTCGGGCATCTGGCGCCCCGTCGGCCTGCACTCCTGGTCCGGGGTCCGGCTCGCCGAGGTCCGCCCCGCCGTCCGCGCCGACGGGGTGGACGTGCACGTCCGCGTCGAGCGCGTCACCGACGCACCCGTCGAGGTGACGGCCGAGGTCGCCGGAGCCGTGGTGCACGCGGTGCTCCCGGCCGGGCAGACCGAGGCGACGCTGCGGCTCGACGTACCCGACGCGCGGCTGTGGTGGCCCCGGGGATACGGCGATCAGCCGCTCTACCCGTTGACCGTCACCGCCGGCGACGACGCGTGGACCCGCGAGATCGGATTCCGGACCGTGGAGCTCGACACCGACGCCTTCCGGCTGATCATCAACGGTGAGCCGGTGTTCGTGAAGGGTTTCAACTGGATCCCCGACGACTGCTTCCCCGCCCGGATCACCACCGACCGGCTGCGCGAGCGGTTCGACCAGGCGGTCGGCACCGGGGCGAACACGCTGCGGGTGTGGGGCGGCGGGCTCTACGAATCCGATGACTTCTATGCGCTCGCCGACGCGATGGGGCTGCTCGTCTGGCAGGACTTCCCGTTCGCGTGCGCCGCCTACCCCGAGGACGACACGATGCGCGCCGAGGTGGCGGCCGAGGCCCGGGAGAACGTGGTCCGCCTGATGAGCCACCCGAGCCTGGTGATCTGGTGCGGCAACAACGAGAACATCGAGGGCCACCAGCACTGGGACTGGCGCGAGCCGCTGGGCGGCCGGGACTGGGGCGCCGGGTTCTACTTCGACCTGCTCCCGCGCGTCGTCGCCGAGCTCGACCCGACCCGGCCCTACTGGCCCGGCAGCCCCTACTCCGGCGCGCCGGACCGCGACGTGCACGACCCGTCCACGGGCACGATCCACATCTGGACCGTCTGGGGGCAGCGCGACTACACCTTCTACGACTCCTACACCCCCCGGTTCGTCGCCGAGTTCGGCTTCCAGGGGCCGCCCGCCTACGCCACCCTGCGGGCCGCCGTCTCCGACCAGCCGCTCACCCCGGACTCCCCCGGCGTCATGCACCACCAGAAGGCGACCGACGGCAACGCCAAGCTGCTGCGCGGCCTCGGGGACCACCTGCCGCAGCCGGAGAACTTCGACGACTGGCACTACTACACGCAGCTCAACCAGGCCCGGGCCATCGCCTACGGGGTGCAGCGCTTCCGGGCCCTGATGCCCTACTGCATGGGCACGATCGTGTGGCAGCTCAACGACTGCTGGCCGGTGACCTCGTGGGCCGCCGTCGACGGCGACGCCCGGCGCAAACCCCTGTGGTACGCGTTGCGCCGCGCCTATGCCGACCGCCTGATCACCTTCCACGACGGCGGATTCGCCCTGGTCAACGACTGCAGCGAGCCGTGGACCGGTGAGCTTCACCTGGCCCGGCTCGACGTCGGCGGGCAACCGCTCGCCAAGGACACCGCCACGGTCACCGTGGCGCCGCGATCGGTGCTGCAGATCCAGCTCGCGGACACGATCGCCGTCCCGGCCGACCCGGCCCGGGAGCTGCTCACCGCCGAGCTCGACGGCGTACGCGCGGTGCACATGTTCGCCGAGGACCCGCAGATGCTGTATCCGCCGGCCGCGTTCGATGCGAAGGTCGACACCGACGACGACGGCGTCACCGTGACCGTCACCGCCGTCACCCTGCTGCGGGAGCTGGCCCTGTTCCCCGACCGGCTCGACCCGGACGCGGCCGTCGACGAGCAGCTGGTGACGCTGCTGCCCGGCGAGACCGCCACCTTCCGGATCACCACCGCGCGGGAGCTGCCCGCCGAGCAGCTGCTCGCCTATCCGGTGCTGCGCTGCGTCAACGAGGCCCGGCCGTGA